A single window of Cytobacillus luteolus DNA harbors:
- a CDS encoding glycosyltransferase family 2 protein, producing MSVVIIFYSVLLITSIFQLRREYQLDDEEPYEEILQVSYSKPVSILVPAYNEGVGIYSSVRSLLSIEYPEYEVVVINDGSKDNTLEKLIERFNLVKTNHVIQKKLETKEVKAIYRSTIYEHLIVVDKENGGKADALNVGINVSRYPYFCSMDGDSILERDAFIKVMKPIIESDGEVIASGGSVRIANGCKIESGEIVSVGLPSKPLVVMQIIEYLRAFLMGRIGLSKHNLLLIVSGAFGVFSKQWVIEAGGYSHTVGEDMELVVRLHRLIKERKEDKRIVYVADPVCWTEAPESLTFLRRQRNRWHRGLFDSLWTHRKLMFNPKYGSIGLVSMPYFFFIEFLGPVVELFGYLIIGTSTFLGGIYIEFAILLFLLSILYGSVFSMTAVLLEEWSLRKFPKVTDILRLFLYSLTETLWYRPLTVMWRCEGILHMLRRKQGWGEMIRKGVSNE from the coding sequence ATGTCAGTGGTTATCATTTTTTATTCGGTATTGTTAATAACATCCATTTTCCAGCTTAGAAGAGAGTATCAACTGGATGATGAAGAGCCTTACGAAGAAATTCTCCAGGTTAGTTACTCAAAGCCTGTATCTATTTTAGTTCCTGCTTATAATGAAGGCGTTGGTATCTATAGCAGCGTACGATCTCTACTGAGTATCGAGTACCCTGAATATGAAGTAGTTGTTATAAATGATGGGTCTAAAGATAATACTCTCGAGAAGTTAATTGAACGATTTAATTTAGTGAAAACAAATCATGTTATACAGAAGAAACTCGAAACAAAGGAAGTAAAAGCGATTTATCGCTCTACTATTTATGAACATCTTATCGTAGTAGATAAAGAAAATGGTGGTAAGGCAGATGCGTTAAATGTTGGCATAAATGTCTCACGATATCCATATTTTTGCTCAATGGATGGAGATTCAATTTTAGAGAGAGACGCATTTATTAAAGTCATGAAACCAATTATTGAATCAGACGGTGAAGTGATAGCATCAGGAGGAAGCGTCCGAATCGCAAACGGTTGTAAAATTGAAAGTGGGGAAATCGTTAGTGTTGGCTTGCCTTCAAAACCACTTGTTGTTATGCAAATTATTGAATACTTAAGGGCCTTTTTAATGGGGAGAATTGGACTTAGTAAACACAATCTATTACTAATTGTGTCAGGTGCCTTTGGAGTTTTTTCTAAACAATGGGTTATCGAAGCAGGAGGGTATTCTCATACTGTTGGTGAGGATATGGAACTAGTGGTTAGACTTCATCGACTAATAAAAGAACGTAAAGAAGATAAAAGAATTGTTTACGTAGCAGACCCTGTCTGTTGGACAGAGGCTCCCGAGTCTCTGACATTTTTAAGAAGACAAAGAAATAGATGGCACAGAGGTTTATTCGATAGCTTATGGACGCATCGTAAATTAATGTTCAATCCGAAATATGGTTCTATTGGATTAGTTTCAATGCCTTATTTCTTTTTCATTGAGTTTTTAGGTCCTGTTGTTGAACTTTTTGGCTATTTGATTATTGGAACATCGACTTTCTTAGGTGGAATTTATATTGAATTTGCTATTCTGCTCTTTCTATTGTCAATTTTATACGGGTCGGTCTTTTCAATGACAGCTGTTTTGCTCGAGGAATGGAGCTTACGAAAGTTCCCTAAGGTAACCGATATTTTAAGGCTGTTTTTATATTCTTTAACAGAAACCCTATGGTATAGACCTTTAACGGTAATGTGGAGATGTGAAGGGATTTTACACATGTTGAGACGTAAACAGGGTTGGGGAGAAATGATCAGAAAAGGTGTGTCAAATGAATAA
- a CDS encoding YkyB family protein translates to MKNEENHTPLSPTVQNLAKAIFIVNRHAKTATNPKYLYLLKRKALEKLLVEGKAKREGLHFSRNPKNSQQQSDVLVSAGDYYFHMPPSKKDFDELPHLGTLNQSYRNPKTHLSLQQAKNLLQQYVGIREESPLNNKQDKRKFSKPMFKKLGESYF, encoded by the coding sequence ATGAAAAACGAAGAAAACCATACTCCATTATCACCAACTGTTCAAAACCTCGCAAAGGCAATCTTCATTGTCAATCGACATGCGAAAACTGCGACTAATCCTAAGTATCTCTATCTCTTAAAGCGCAAGGCATTAGAAAAGCTTTTAGTTGAAGGAAAAGCTAAAAGAGAGGGATTACATTTTTCAAGAAATCCAAAAAACAGTCAGCAACAATCTGATGTTTTAGTTTCAGCAGGAGACTATTATTTTCATATGCCTCCATCAAAAAAGGACTTCGATGAGTTACCACACCTTGGAACCCTAAATCAATCCTATCGAAACCCCAAAACACATCTATCACTCCAGCAAGCGAAAAATCTTTTACAGCAATATGTAGGGATTAGGGAGGAATCTCCTCTTAATAACAAACAAGATAAGAGAAAGTTCTCTAAACCTATGTTTAAAAAGCTTGGTGAAAGTTACTTTTAA
- a CDS encoding response regulator transcription factor, whose amino-acid sequence MAKLLLAEDEEVLRMLIVDTLEDEGYEIDEACDGQEAYEFICEKEYDLIILDFMMPVMTGLEVIEKIRVIPSKQDVKVMMLSAKNQQSDQEQVLNAGANYFISKPFSPLELVKRVEEILSEGK is encoded by the coding sequence GTGGCTAAATTATTATTAGCGGAGGACGAAGAAGTCCTTCGCATGCTCATTGTCGATACACTTGAGGATGAGGGATATGAAATCGATGAAGCATGTGATGGACAAGAAGCTTATGAATTCATATGTGAGAAGGAATATGATCTCATTATTCTAGATTTTATGATGCCTGTGATGACTGGACTGGAAGTGATAGAAAAAATAAGAGTCATACCTAGCAAACAGGACGTTAAGGTCATGATGCTTTCAGCTAAGAACCAGCAGTCAGACCAAGAACAAGTGTTAAATGCGGGTGCGAACTATTTTATATCCAAGCCATTCAGTCCGTTAGAGTTAGTAAAGAGAGTTGAGGAGATACTTAGTGAAGGAAAGTAA
- a CDS encoding metallophosphoesterase, which yields MAKKYSRRFFLKRIISSIVGAFLASALGYYYAKYIEPKMIHLTKHTIQHPLIPSSFNFKKIVQFSDTHVGPFFTIEQLEEVVEKINQTKPDIVLFTGDLLDEPNKYPFPETIPPILSKIQAPLGKYCIYGNHDHGGYGTEIYKEIMHQGGFTLLKNSSAIISQDGENIVIAGLDDAMLGRPDYTHTFASFSKESLFTILLVHEPDLAPQSAYHGAHIQLSGHSHGGQIQLPFLGPLVTPPLGSKYYEGTHTIENLTLFVNKGLGTTRLPFRFLAIPEISVYTLKSPHSKE from the coding sequence ATGGCAAAAAAATATTCACGTCGATTCTTTTTAAAGCGTATCATTTCTTCCATTGTTGGAGCATTTTTAGCGTCAGCCCTAGGTTATTATTATGCCAAATATATAGAACCTAAAATGATACATCTTACAAAGCATACAATTCAACATCCTCTTATCCCTAGTTCCTTTAATTTTAAGAAAATTGTTCAATTTAGTGACACCCATGTTGGTCCCTTTTTTACGATTGAACAATTAGAAGAAGTGGTCGAGAAAATAAATCAGACCAAACCGGATATTGTACTATTTACCGGTGATCTTCTTGATGAACCAAATAAATACCCTTTTCCAGAAACAATACCACCAATCCTTTCAAAGATCCAAGCTCCACTAGGGAAGTATTGTATCTATGGAAACCATGATCATGGTGGATACGGTACAGAAATTTATAAGGAGATTATGCATCAGGGGGGTTTTACTCTATTAAAGAACAGTTCTGCAATCATCTCCCAAGATGGAGAAAACATTGTGATTGCTGGACTAGATGATGCAATGTTAGGTAGGCCAGATTATACCCATACTTTCGCCTCCTTTTCTAAGGAGTCATTGTTCACCATTTTATTGGTTCATGAGCCTGATCTTGCACCACAATCTGCATATCATGGAGCACATATCCAGCTTTCTGGTCATAGTCATGGCGGCCAGATTCAGCTGCCTTTTCTAGGGCCTCTTGTTACTCCACCACTCGGAAGCAAATATTATGAGGGTACTCATACAATAGAGAATTTGACACTGTTCGTTAATAAGGGTCTTGGAACAACTCGCCTTCCTTTTCGCTTCTTAGCGATTCCAGAAATATCAGTTTACACGTTAAAAAGTCCACACTCTAAAGAGTAG
- a CDS encoding HD domain-containing phosphohydrolase, whose translation MTIYQSFIKRTLINYCLGSFVAVIGVGGIFIFSTLSLSTSETIYLLVTLFSSLLIMFIAELIVFGRHTMPIRIAFSKDRPSLLELEKAYIQTHRFPILTLRRIFGPHLFGLTIPAVSITLVLIYFELISFPYRYTLLAIAGAILVAAMHGLIEFFLTTKAIQPILHFLRNKADSLYKEDISLHGKVLVSIQQKFLYSSLFIGVFPLLLFSLASQIRLQEFEVAQFSDYWSWAVVVLFIAILSAIYGAYLLYKDISQPIEQLQQNMKMIEQGRYTIAEDSYSDEFSRVISGFNLMVDGLRDRERMNQQLMNSFYSTFAMTLDARDPYTAGHSIRVAEYSVKIAKQANFPEEEIDLLKKSALLHDIGKIGVRDNVLLKDGRLTEEEFDEIKKHPVIGASILSQIQPSEAIAPLIPGVRHHHERMDGKGYPDKLKGEEIPVFGRVMAVADAFDAMTSDRPYRKGMPVSKALQILEEGKGTQWDPHFIDIFINIMNTELKKNERATS comes from the coding sequence ATGACTATTTATCAAAGTTTTATTAAACGTACCTTAATTAACTATTGTTTAGGTTCCTTTGTTGCTGTTATTGGTGTAGGTGGAATATTCATATTTTCTACCCTATCTCTTTCAACCTCCGAGACCATTTATTTACTAGTTACTTTGTTCTCTTCATTATTAATTATGTTCATAGCAGAGTTAATTGTTTTTGGAAGACATACAATGCCAATTCGCATAGCGTTTAGTAAGGATCGACCATCACTTCTAGAACTTGAAAAAGCCTATATCCAGACTCATCGGTTTCCAATATTAACACTTAGAAGAATATTTGGACCACACTTATTCGGATTAACTATCCCTGCTGTTAGCATAACTCTTGTTTTAATATATTTTGAGCTTATCTCTTTCCCATACCGTTATACTCTGCTAGCAATTGCCGGTGCTATTTTAGTAGCTGCCATGCACGGGTTAATTGAATTCTTTTTAACAACAAAAGCAATACAACCAATCTTGCACTTCTTAAGAAACAAAGCAGACTCACTCTATAAAGAGGATATATCACTACACGGAAAGGTACTTGTTTCAATCCAACAAAAGTTTTTATATAGTTCCCTATTCATTGGGGTTTTCCCACTATTATTATTTAGCCTAGCATCTCAAATCAGACTTCAAGAGTTTGAGGTAGCACAGTTTTCTGATTACTGGAGCTGGGCAGTTGTTGTTCTTTTTATTGCTATATTATCAGCCATTTATGGTGCTTACCTATTATATAAAGATATCTCTCAGCCAATCGAGCAACTACAACAAAATATGAAAATGATCGAACAGGGAAGATATACAATTGCAGAGGATAGTTATTCTGATGAATTTTCACGCGTTATATCAGGATTTAACTTAATGGTAGATGGTCTACGTGATAGAGAAAGAATGAACCAACAATTAATGAATAGCTTTTATTCAACATTTGCAATGACACTTGACGCAAGGGACCCGTACACTGCAGGACACTCTATTAGAGTTGCAGAATACTCTGTTAAAATTGCAAAACAAGCAAACTTTCCTGAAGAGGAAATCGATCTCCTAAAGAAATCTGCCTTACTACATGATATTGGGAAAATTGGAGTTAGAGATAACGTACTATTAAAGGATGGAAGATTAACAGAAGAAGAATTTGATGAAATAAAAAAACATCCTGTTATTGGGGCTTCAATCCTATCTCAAATACAACCAAGTGAAGCTATTGCCCCTTTAATACCTGGAGTAAGACATCACCATGAACGAATGGATGGTAAGGGATACCCAGATAAACTAAAAGGTGAAGAAATCCCTGTTTTCGGAAGAGTAATGGCTGTTGCCGATGCATTTGATGCGATGACTTCAGATCGACCTTACCGTAAAGGAATGCCAGTTTCAAAAGCTCTACAAATTCTAGAAGAAGGAAAGGGTACACAGTGGGACCCCCATTTTATAGATATTTTTATTAACATTATGAATACAGAGCTTAAAAAGAATGAAAGAGCGACTAGTTAA
- a CDS encoding EAL and GGDEF domain-containing protein has protein sequence MEKRKGTIGRNLKSIMNNEKMENDIFQIILKYIEDLIYIMKVDNNNTFRYLYANENALKQAMLIPEYIGKTFHEILPEHIAVHLQDKYEGVIKSRSVFSFQDRVTLPSGQEVYSESILTPIFDEENVIRYVVSITRDITNRVNENKKLIESTERYKSLVDHNMDAVMSLDLKGNILHANPSTENIIGKYEEPLIDRSIFNLIDDSDVDNFRNIFQETLNGKPSELMECKIKHKDNRNISVHVKTVPIIVSEEVSGIFAIIKDITEQINYHQMMKHMAYFDQLTGLPNRSSLKEDLTNIVSKANEIKQHFAIMYLDLDRFKFLNDTLGHNVGDEVLIQVAHRLKSIDVRGYTIYRQGGDEFIVLLENTTVEKSSLLADMILDVFKMPFTFSQQEYFMTTSIGISCFPNDGIDGETLIKNADTALYQVKERGKGHYQYYRKDMKKGTSQTMLLETGLRKSIERDELVLLYQPQIDLLTGETTSFEALIRWNHPELGFISPGEFIPLAEETGLIIPIGEWVIEKVCKKLRDWKEAGYSDISIAVNLSPRQFQQPGLVNYIERNILTNKIDSNNLEFEITEGAIQDSKEALHTLAELKKLGVKVAVDDFGTGYSSLSYLKYFPIDTLKIDQSFVREVLQDKKDMAITTTIIHLAQSLGLSVVAEGVEDEKQAIFFKKMKCDKAQGYFFSRPINEETVEAHYFKK, from the coding sequence GTGGAAAAGCGCAAAGGGACTATCGGCAGAAATTTAAAGAGCATAATGAATAATGAGAAAATGGAGAATGATATATTTCAAATCATTCTAAAATATATTGAAGATCTTATCTATATCATGAAAGTAGACAATAACAATACTTTTAGATATTTATATGCAAATGAAAATGCATTAAAACAAGCAATGCTAATCCCTGAATACATTGGTAAAACGTTTCATGAAATCCTTCCAGAACATATAGCCGTACATCTTCAAGACAAATATGAAGGAGTAATTAAATCCAGATCTGTATTTTCTTTTCAGGACCGTGTTACCCTTCCAAGCGGACAGGAAGTGTACAGCGAATCAATACTTACTCCTATTTTTGATGAAGAAAACGTCATTCGGTATGTTGTTAGTATAACGAGGGATATAACTAATCGTGTAAATGAAAATAAAAAACTTATTGAGAGCACTGAAAGGTATAAATCATTAGTTGATCATAATATGGATGCAGTCATGTCTCTGGATTTAAAGGGGAATATTCTTCATGCAAATCCATCAACGGAAAATATTATTGGAAAATATGAAGAGCCTTTAATTGATAGATCTATTTTTAATTTAATAGATGATAGTGATGTTGACAACTTCCGAAATATATTCCAAGAAACATTAAATGGGAAACCAAGTGAGTTAATGGAATGTAAGATAAAGCATAAAGACAATAGAAACATATCCGTTCATGTGAAAACAGTACCAATCATAGTCAGTGAAGAGGTTAGTGGTATTTTCGCCATTATTAAAGATATTACTGAACAGATTAACTATCATCAAATGATGAAACATATGGCTTATTTTGACCAACTAACTGGTTTACCAAATCGAAGTTCATTAAAGGAAGACTTAACAAATATTGTTTCAAAAGCCAATGAAATAAAGCAACATTTTGCCATCATGTACTTAGATTTAGACAGATTTAAATTCCTAAATGATACTTTAGGTCATAATGTTGGTGATGAAGTTCTAATTCAAGTTGCCCATCGTTTAAAGAGTATAGACGTAAGAGGTTATACTATTTACCGTCAGGGTGGGGACGAATTTATTGTCCTCTTAGAGAATACCACTGTTGAAAAATCTAGCCTTCTAGCAGATATGATATTAGATGTATTTAAAATGCCGTTTACATTTTCTCAGCAGGAATATTTCATGACTACTAGCATTGGAATTAGTTGTTTCCCTAATGATGGAATAGATGGAGAGACCTTAATAAAAAATGCTGATACTGCTCTTTATCAAGTAAAGGAACGTGGTAAAGGACATTATCAATATTATCGCAAGGATATGAAGAAAGGTACCTCACAAACCATGCTATTGGAGACTGGACTTAGAAAGTCGATTGAACGTGATGAGTTAGTCCTTTTGTATCAACCTCAGATCGACCTCCTAACAGGTGAAACTACAAGCTTCGAAGCACTTATTAGGTGGAATCACCCAGAGCTTGGTTTTATTTCTCCGGGAGAATTCATCCCACTAGCTGAAGAAACTGGTCTTATCATTCCTATAGGAGAATGGGTGATAGAAAAGGTTTGTAAAAAACTTAGAGATTGGAAAGAAGCAGGGTATAGTGATATTTCAATCGCTGTCAATTTATCACCTAGACAGTTTCAACAGCCTGGATTGGTTAATTATATTGAGAGAAACATACTAACGAATAAGATTGATTCCAATAATCTTGAGTTTGAAATAACTGAGGGTGCTATACAGGATTCGAAGGAAGCCTTACATACACTAGCTGAACTGAAGAAACTTGGAGTGAAAGTAGCAGTAGATGATTTTGGAACAGGATATTCTTCATTAAGCTATCTTAAATACTTTCCAATCGATACTTTGAAAATTGATCAATCTTTTGTTAGAGAGGTCTTACAGGATAAGAAAGATATGGCGATAACCACAACAATTATTCATCTTGCCCAAAGCCTAGGTTTATCCGTCGTTGCTGAAGGTGTGGAAGATGAGAAACAAGCAATTTTCTTCAAAAAGATGAAATGTGATAAAGCACAAGGTTACTTTTTCAGTAGACCGATCAATGAAGAGACCGTAGAGGCCCATTATTTTAAAAAATAA
- a CDS encoding HEAT repeat domain-containing protein → MKNEIVYFLLCLSILMILLFLLLVYLMIRKAIENNQRAKIDSYKEKHRDQMFSYIYKNKNTRMLVPDNDTKLRALEELLGDFANVLTGEQAEQNITLFATEHFVEYYRKNLKSRRWSLRMNTLYMIEEFNLSLLMPEVNELYQSKKVTKAEESQILQLMSRFDYPELLDSVLNPIFTMSEFTYRSVFNKMSPSTLEYTIAKFHQLPYHLQLPLIDIIGVKNLVHKGPFLEKLLRTSSVKDETKIRVLKVIAEIGYPLDLTLVASFLRSSNWAVRMMAAKVAGMLREDTLIHDLKLLIIDQHFSVRTQAAKSLLLYPNGKVLLEEIIQNTDDIYARDMAIDWLERGRNYEYR, encoded by the coding sequence TTGAAAAATGAAATAGTTTACTTTTTACTTTGCCTTTCTATATTAATGATCTTACTATTCTTACTATTGGTTTATCTAATGATTAGAAAGGCGATTGAGAATAATCAACGAGCAAAAATTGATAGCTATAAAGAAAAGCACAGAGACCAAATGTTTTCCTATATCTATAAAAATAAAAACACTAGGATGCTTGTACCTGATAATGACACTAAATTGCGAGCATTAGAGGAATTATTAGGAGACTTCGCAAATGTCTTAACAGGTGAACAAGCTGAGCAAAATATAACACTTTTCGCGACTGAACACTTTGTTGAGTATTACCGCAAAAACTTAAAAAGTAGAAGATGGAGTTTACGAATGAATACTCTTTATATGATTGAGGAATTCAATCTATCCTTGTTAATGCCTGAAGTAAATGAGTTATACCAATCCAAAAAAGTAACTAAAGCAGAAGAAAGTCAAATTTTACAATTAATGTCAAGGTTTGATTATCCTGAATTATTGGACAGTGTACTTAATCCTATATTTACCATGTCGGAATTTACGTATCGATCAGTATTCAATAAAATGTCTCCAAGTACACTTGAATATACGATTGCGAAGTTTCACCAGTTACCTTACCATTTGCAACTGCCATTAATAGATATTATTGGGGTGAAGAACTTAGTTCATAAGGGTCCATTTTTAGAGAAATTACTTCGAACCTCATCAGTTAAGGATGAAACAAAAATTCGTGTCTTAAAAGTAATAGCAGAGATAGGTTACCCACTTGATCTCACCCTAGTTGCAAGCTTCTTACGTTCATCTAATTGGGCTGTTCGAATGATGGCAGCAAAAGTGGCAGGTATGTTAAGGGAAGATACACTAATCCATGATCTAAAGCTTTTAATAATAGACCAGCATTTCTCAGTCCGTACACAAGCAGCAAAATCACTTCTTCTATACCCAAACGGTAAGGTCTTACTAGAGGAGATCATTCAAAACACTGACGATATTTATGCTAGAGACATGGCAATTGATTGGTTAGAAAGAGGAAGAAACTATGAATACCGTTAG
- a CDS encoding ATP-binding protein: MKESKVNKYFRKSLARKFFVIVSTFFFISFVSASLFLWYQEQLTQEYGKRNEIIEQKETIAQGLDNAFNEAFFQSRGYVAIGNEEMRNAALETKDKINKELDELNELLERIEQDPDHDIDTQFYMDISTFTQDYFEVYLLEFFSFRDKGELEGVREFSDSGVTLLVTETRNRLSEYRLAQDEKVEENFKELNSKILESQIAFIIFLGLLLLALLFLIRYMVKQIGKPLSELAIAAGDVANGKMVSLIGQTDRDDELGALSRSFNKMVQSIYENEQDLTAQNEELHAQQDELQSQQIELQRAISIMQHRELELERRNELINGLANSLDKQQVLQSIVENMCKLIEADCGVIALLQSKGDYAGFGITTERLNQFMNHLENGQLSRIIQKKKGYSIKRSYLEEEQGYHTHSFFCYDLFLPVVSFGNEVEAVMVYTRYGNDFTNEEIEEYEALAKQISISLENVKLFEQTEADRLLTQDILNTLHEGILLVDQNGKVLQVNDQVCQLLECKDPSTLINAPFSNWTKDFEKVVENNRELLDFYQDALMNGSSKEQSFIYHIKEPIKRVIHVYCEPLYRNKQKIGTILVHRDITKEFEVDQMKSEFVSTVSHELRTPLASVLGFTELLLHKELKQERQKKYLTTIYQEAKRLTALINDFLDVQRMEAGKQSYEKKYEDILPIIKGVIETNQVNSKEHSIKLINKASETIILCDKDKISQVFNNLISNAIKYSPDGGDVILTVYDEEEYLKVDIRDQGLGIPADAIPNLFQKFYRIDNSDRRKIGGTGLGLAIVKEIVEAHEGYVGVRSSIKEGSTFTITIPQIKGHQTAASEPSLAKSLKHADVVIIEDDMNLASLLSAELKESGLHVKHYKEGREALSGIKDHPPDAIVLDIMLAEKGMDGWDIIRELKSDTKLSSIPVFISSALEEKEKGTALGANDYLIKPYSPSKLTNTILQTLLQKDRTGEIHIPKPEKD, from the coding sequence GTGAAGGAAAGTAAAGTAAATAAGTATTTTAGGAAAAGCTTGGCTAGGAAGTTTTTTGTTATAGTAAGTACCTTCTTTTTTATATCGTTTGTTAGTGCGAGCCTCTTTTTGTGGTATCAAGAACAACTGACTCAGGAGTATGGTAAGAGGAACGAGATAATTGAACAGAAGGAGACAATAGCACAAGGTTTAGACAACGCATTCAATGAAGCCTTTTTTCAGAGTAGAGGTTATGTTGCAATTGGAAATGAGGAAATGAGGAATGCTGCCTTAGAGACTAAAGACAAAATTAACAAAGAGCTTGATGAGCTAAATGAACTTCTAGAACGTATAGAGCAAGATCCTGACCATGACATCGATACCCAATTCTATATGGATATTAGCACTTTTACCCAAGATTACTTTGAGGTATATTTGCTTGAATTTTTTTCTTTCCGAGATAAAGGAGAGTTAGAAGGAGTCAGGGAATTCTCAGATAGTGGTGTAACTCTTTTGGTGACTGAAACTCGAAATAGACTATCTGAATATCGTTTAGCACAGGACGAAAAAGTAGAAGAAAACTTTAAAGAATTAAATAGTAAAATCCTTGAAAGTCAAATAGCATTCATTATCTTTTTAGGATTATTGTTATTAGCACTACTATTTTTAATAAGATACATGGTCAAACAAATCGGCAAGCCTCTTAGCGAGCTAGCGATAGCAGCAGGAGATGTTGCAAACGGCAAAATGGTCAGTCTAATAGGACAAACTGATCGTGATGACGAACTTGGGGCCTTATCTCGATCATTTAATAAGATGGTACAAAGCATTTATGAGAATGAGCAGGACTTAACAGCCCAAAATGAAGAGTTACATGCCCAGCAAGATGAACTGCAGAGCCAACAAATTGAGCTTCAACGAGCCATATCGATTATGCAACATCGTGAGTTAGAGCTTGAACGTAGGAATGAGTTGATTAATGGTTTAGCAAATTCCCTTGATAAGCAGCAAGTTCTACAAAGCATTGTTGAAAACATGTGTAAATTAATAGAAGCAGACTGTGGTGTCATTGCTCTCCTTCAGTCAAAAGGAGACTATGCTGGATTTGGTATTACGACAGAAAGACTAAATCAATTTATGAATCACCTTGAAAATGGTCAACTTAGCCGAATTATCCAAAAGAAAAAAGGATACTCTATCAAACGGAGTTATTTAGAAGAAGAACAAGGCTATCATACGCATTCTTTCTTTTGCTATGATCTCTTTTTACCAGTTGTCTCTTTTGGTAATGAAGTTGAAGCTGTAATGGTCTATACTCGTTATGGAAACGATTTTACAAATGAAGAAATTGAGGAATATGAAGCTTTAGCAAAACAAATCTCCATTTCACTAGAAAATGTTAAGTTATTCGAACAAACTGAAGCAGACAGACTGTTAACACAAGACATCTTAAATACGTTACACGAAGGCATTCTATTAGTAGATCAAAATGGAAAAGTGCTTCAGGTAAACGATCAAGTTTGCCAACTGTTAGAATGCAAGGATCCGTCTACTCTCATTAATGCTCCATTCTCAAACTGGACAAAAGACTTTGAGAAAGTAGTTGAAAACAATAGAGAATTGCTAGACTTCTATCAGGATGCACTTATGAATGGTAGTAGTAAAGAGCAATCGTTTATCTATCATATTAAAGAACCAATAAAACGCGTTATACATGTGTATTGTGAACCGTTATATCGAAACAAGCAAAAAATTGGTACGATTCTTGTTCATCGAGATATCACAAAAGAATTTGAAGTAGACCAGATGAAGTCCGAGTTTGTAAGTACTGTTAGTCACGAATTACGGACACCTTTAGCGAGCGTACTAGGCTTTACAGAGCTTCTTCTCCACAAAGAACTTAAGCAGGAACGACAGAAAAAATACTTAACAACAATCTATCAAGAAGCCAAGAGGTTAACCGCCTTGATCAATGATTTCCTTGATGTTCAACGTATGGAGGCAGGAAAGCAATCTTACGAAAAAAAGTATGAGGATATCCTTCCGATTATCAAAGGTGTAATAGAAACAAACCAGGTAAATTCTAAAGAACATTCAATAAAACTCATTAATAAGGCAAGTGAAACCATTATTCTATGTGATAAAGATAAAATATCACAGGTCTTCAATAATTTAATTAGCAATGCTATTAAGTACTCACCAGATGGCGGTGATGTCATCCTAACTGTTTATGATGAGGAAGAGTATTTAAAAGTAGATATTCGTGATCAAGGACTAGGTATCCCGGCCGATGCGATTCCGAACCTTTTCCAGAAGTTTTATCGAATTGACAATTCTGATCGAAGAAAAATAGGCGGAACTGGATTAGGGTTAGCTATTGTTAAGGAAATTGTTGAGGCACATGAAGGGTATGTGGGGGTAAGGTCAAGTATAAAAGAAGGAAGCACCTTTACAATTACAATCCCACAAATTAAAGGTCATCAAACAGCAGCTTCTGAACCTTCTTTAGCAAAATCATTAAAACATGCAGATGTTGTTATTATTGAAGATGATATGAATCTTGCATCTTTATTGTCAGCAGAGTTGAAAGAAAGTGGACTACATGTTAAGCACTATAAAGAAGGTAGGGAAGCCCTAAGCGGGATAAAGGACCATCCGCCTGATGCAATTGTTCTTGACATTATGCTAGCTGAAAAAGGGATGGATGGATGGGATATTATTCGAGAATTGAAAAGTGATACTAAGTTATCATCTATACCGGTTTTCATTTCTTCAGCACTTGAGGAAAAAGAAAAAGGGACCGCTCTTGGTGCAAATGATTATTTAATAAAACCTTATTCCCCGAGTAAGTTAACCAATACGATTTTGCAAACATTACTCCAAAAAGATCGAACTGGGGAAATTCATATACCAAAACCAGAAAAAGACTAA